In the Silene latifolia isolate original U9 population chromosome 1, ASM4854445v1, whole genome shotgun sequence genome, ATTGAGACTAAAACTCTTGTGTAGTAAGTCATTGCAGCTAATGTTTCTGTGGGTAATTGTAAAAATGTCGGATCTTGAATATCGAAGAGAGCAGAGATGTGTGATGTAGTCTTCTGGTAGAATATCATATACTAACCCGGGATCAACTGCTTTTCCGGGATTTATGTGCCCTGAACCCATGGCAAAATAATCTGCCGGAACTTTCCCATCCATGATCTTCTTTCCATAATTGTCGGTCACGTCTGCTGTAGTGATAAGTGCAGACTTAACCATAGCCGGTGACCATTCTGGGTGAGCAGAGTGAATAAGTGCAGCAATGCCGCTCACATGAGGACATGCCATGGAAGTTCCCGACATGACAGTAAAGTTTACTCTTCTAGAATCTTCTGGAAGGCCTGTGGGACCCAAGTTCTGAGGCCAGGCTGCGATGATATTGACACCTGGAGCAATCACATCAGGTTTGAGAATGGCAGGGTTGTTTAAGCTCGGTCCTCGAGATGAGAATTGTGCTACACCTGGTGCTCGGGATCTTTGTATGGTGGTCCCTGCAAAGTGAAGTTTTGCAGTTGGTCTACTTGTAGAGTTAATGTAGCTCTTTAGTTGTTCCGCCTCTGAAAATCCAAGAAGGGAAGCTGGCAAGACATGAGCATCGACTGAATCTTCTTCAAGATTTATGTCAGTATTTGCTAATATCATTGCAGCTCCTCCTGCTCTCTTCACAACCTCCCCTTTCTCTGCCCTTCCGTTCACTCCTCGATCGCATACCACCATTTTCCCGGCAACCTGTGTCTGAGAAAGAGAACCTTCTAGACAAAATTGGCTACCTTGGTCACCTCCGGCTATATAGACTACCTCTAGCTCTCTATTTGCCTCTGGAAGGTGTGTTCCTGGGAACATAGACTCTCCATAGAGATATTTTCCAGTTCCGAGTCTGACAAAAGCCGGAAATCTTCTATCAAGGGTGCTTGCTCCTACTGTGGTGATCCATGGAGCCTCGTTTGCTACTGTATTCCTAAAAGGGCCGTTGTTTCCAGCTGCACAGATGACAGAGATGCCGTTCTTGGCAGCATGAAAGCTACCAATAGCGACAGTGTCGTCATAAAATGGAACAGGAAAGCCGCCCAAGGACAGCGAGAGGACATCTACACCGTCTCTTATTGCGACATCCATTGCCGCTAGGATGTCAGAGCTGTAACATCCATTAAACCAGCAAACCTTATAGATGGCAATGTGGGCTCCGGGGGCCATCCCTCGGGCCTCTCCAGCCCCGTTACCAAGCACACTCGCCATCGGGACAGGTGATCCACCGGCTGTCGACGAAGTATGGGTCCCATGCCCTGATGAGTCGCGAGCAGACACGTACTCGGGGTTAGTCTCTAGTGATATTGAGTTAGCCACATGATGACCCTTTATAAAAAACCTAGCCCCAATGAGTTTTTTATTGCAACTTGAAGAGTTGAAGTTCTGCCCTTCTTGACAGACACCTCTCCATTTTTCGGGAGGTGGAGGCATGCCACCATCACTGAAACTCGGGCTCTCCGGCCAAACCCCAGTGTCAAGAACACCAATGATCGCACCCCTTCCAAAGGCGGTCCTAGACCATGCCCCTACTTTAGGAGCATCAAGTCCTAGGAACTTGTAGGAGTAAGTAGTATGCACCTCAAGCCTTCTATCAGGTCTAATAGCTATAACATCATGCAAACTCCTGAGAGAGTCGACCTCAGACTCTGTCAGAACAGCTGCAAACCCTTCCAAAGCTGAATTATATGAGTAAAGAAGGCGAGATGAAACTTCATCTTGGTCGGACGACAAAGTTCGGTCAAGGAAAGAGCGGTGCCAATGAAGTTTTGACGGGAATGATGAGATAGTTTTGTCGTGTGGGTTTAATTGGATAATGTACGTTTGTAAGGATGATTGCGCATCAAGAAAACCCGAAGAGAAAAGAATAGTTGCGAAAAAAAGGATTGTTCGGGAATTCAAAAATGTCGATGCCATTTTCAAGTTCAAGTTAAGGTTATGGTTGTAGGTTCATGGTGAAATCGTTGGGGGTATAAGAAGGGGAATGCTGAGAATTCAAAAAATGAGTGTTGTTGCTCAGAAAAGAATGTGAAACCCGTGAAATAAGAAGAGCTCTTCCTCACGAGGATCTTTGGAGGAGCTGATAACCTGAGAATTTTGAGTATTTCACGAGATATTATGGCTTCCTTTAATTCATGCATGCACAACAATTTCtcattaattattttattaattaacaccatttgacaataattatatACTAAGCAGAAAAATTCTAACATACATCAGATGTACAAGATTATCGTACCCCATCTAATAAAAAGCCTTAATTCTTGTAGTGAATTTTAATATTCCGTTGGATAGGAAAAGTAGGGTGTACACTGACGTGATATACACTAGGTGTACTCTAGAATTTCTAAATTAAGAATTCTAGTGAACACGAAAAGCGGGGTGATGTCGTTAGGTGACGCTAAGTTCTTATAGGGAAATATTAATACCACTACACTTTTTAAATTGAGTACTTTTTAGAAGTTTAATTTAAATATCGAGATTCAAGAGTACGATCCCTACAAATTAAATGTGGTGAAAATGATATTCTTAATAAAAAAGAGTATTGTAGGTCCACAGAGTATTATAGGTGGTCTGGAATTATAATAAATTTGAGATTTGAAGAATAAGGattgaaattgagatgaaaaTTCCTGGTGACAATGAATGAGACAACGCAAGTACGTACTAGTGTACTCTTGTCTATGGTGAACCGTTCTTAAATTTTTTGGTGCTTTAAATTCAGACGCTCTATGAAGGCTTCTGCACTTCTGCATGGCTCCTCACTGCACGTGCGGCTCGTGTCCCTATCTCAGCTAAGCTCCCTCATTTCAACCTCCTTTTAGGCTTGAGAGTTAGCTTTAGTTGGCTAGCTCAACTTTATGTTTGTTCATTGCTATCGCCCCTATAGGATGGCTTTCCGTAAGACGACTATATCTATTTCAAGTGTGAAACGGTCAAAAACTACTCCATTAGTCCATATAGGTGGATTCGACAAGAGCTTGTCCTTTCCTAGACATTCTGTGTTTTGTTTCATCCACCTGTTTGACCCGTTTTACTATTATTTAAGACCGATATATCCGTCTAAAAA is a window encoding:
- the LOC141604098 gene encoding subtilisin-like protease SBT1.2, coding for MASTFLNSRTILFFATILFSSGFLDAQSSLQTYIIQLNPHDKTISSFPSKLHWHRSFLDRTLSSDQDEVSSRLLYSYNSALEGFAAVLTESEVDSLRSLHDVIAIRPDRRLEVHTTYSYKFLGLDAPKVGAWSRTAFGRGAIIGVLDTGVWPESPSFSDGGMPPPPEKWRGVCQEGQNFNSSSCNKKLIGARFFIKGHHVANSISLETNPEYVSARDSSGHGTHTSSTAGGSPVPMASVLGNGAGEARGMAPGAHIAIYKVCWFNGCYSSDILAAMDVAIRDGVDVLSLSLGGFPVPFYDDTVAIGSFHAAKNGISVICAAGNNGPFRNTVANEAPWITTVGASTLDRRFPAFVRLGTGKYLYGESMFPGTHLPEANRELEVVYIAGGDQGSQFCLEGSLSQTQVAGKMVVCDRGVNGRAEKGEVVKRAGGAAMILANTDINLEEDSVDAHVLPASLLGFSEAEQLKSYINSTSRPTAKLHFAGTTIQRSRAPGVAQFSSRGPSLNNPAILKPDVIAPGVNIIAAWPQNLGPTGLPEDSRRVNFTVMSGTSMACPHVSGIAALIHSAHPEWSPAMVKSALITTADVTDNYGKKIMDGKVPADYFAMGSGHINPGKAVDPGLVYDILPEDYITHLCSLRYSRSDIFTITHRNISCNDLLHKSFSLNYPSISAIFRGTETVKVINRQLTNVGRPNSIYSVEVKAPKGVKIVVKPKRLVFQSIKQTLDYRVYIIAKKQEVAKPVGFVQGELVWVHSHRNLYRVRSPITVSWVNKKS